One window of Neptuniibacter halophilus genomic DNA carries:
- a CDS encoding YdbH domain-containing protein: protein MQKRRWIPGILALLLLILPAALYLLSPFLAQKSLQYWLEEQQFSAVELEMQPPSWNRLHIERLALSKTDQHREVRIESGQILLSYNPVELFLNQRVEQLLLPRSDITIRYLQPISDETDNTSILDLSHYLPERWFGKLPVDTLRIGELNLKLDAPEGDSDWFLSGALLLTADELSSRVHFQREQTDLGWADLTLDHNNRISLQMLDQGTPFLRMEGELDYQSGLTLSSRQRINLQGLSHWQEKLSGMTLPALSGELKSEAVSQFPLRSTFSPDALLQSIQSQQQISGTVYSQQPSLADLKLQLQGDLNFSLRQLDLNLAETTQFEITGLQHSSLSKPVDSIRITLQAPASLQTDLSPLLAEAPLEPELSALQFSLSSSSVALQDGLIIEPLSAELSLSEIDLLNQNLHGTLITAPVQLQKPGQPLPPFQASSQFQLKSNLLKQQFSLTMPDLPVRLNGSGQTDINKHQTRLNWQLKPLKLTELVPGLKPYFKLPPELSLQSGSLFHRGNGQIDPSGFTARLDNSIRAADLAWDETPLEGLNLDSVTRISADGSIRDTGSIKLHRVTNGIEATKLSSRYRFSQRQGKSQLTLEQSEAELLLGKVRFADLTFSLQEPDIRTEVQIEALDLGEILKLERQQGLSGEGKLSGSFPLRYSAGEFTVSDGLLNGDAPGGRILFEPTATVQAYAAANRGLAMAIEALRNFHYEQLEIRLNYLADGTALLNTRLKGSNPDWHNGHPVDFTVNIEENIPKLIKTLQFADKLTKTIEKRYR from the coding sequence ATGCAAAAACGCCGCTGGATACCCGGAATACTCGCTCTCCTGCTGTTGATTCTGCCAGCCGCACTCTACCTGCTCTCCCCTTTTCTGGCCCAGAAAAGCCTGCAATACTGGCTGGAGGAACAGCAGTTTTCTGCGGTTGAGCTGGAGATGCAGCCGCCCTCCTGGAACCGGCTTCACATCGAGCGACTGGCGCTGAGCAAAACCGATCAGCACCGTGAAGTGCGGATTGAGTCGGGCCAGATCCTCCTCAGCTACAACCCCGTCGAACTGTTCCTTAACCAGCGGGTCGAGCAACTGCTGCTTCCCCGGTCTGATATCACTATCCGTTACCTGCAACCGATCAGCGATGAGACCGATAACACCAGCATACTGGATCTGAGCCACTATCTGCCCGAACGCTGGTTCGGCAAACTACCGGTAGATACCCTGCGTATTGGCGAGCTGAATCTGAAGCTGGATGCCCCTGAAGGCGACAGTGACTGGTTCCTCAGCGGCGCCCTGCTGCTCACCGCTGATGAGCTCAGCAGCCGGGTTCACTTTCAGCGTGAACAGACCGATCTGGGCTGGGCCGACCTCACGCTGGATCACAACAACCGGATCAGCCTGCAGATGCTGGATCAGGGCACACCCTTCCTGCGTATGGAGGGGGAACTGGATTACCAATCAGGTCTGACCCTCAGCTCACGCCAGCGGATCAATCTGCAGGGCCTCAGCCACTGGCAGGAGAAACTCTCAGGCATGACGCTGCCGGCCCTTTCCGGCGAACTGAAAAGTGAAGCGGTCAGTCAGTTCCCCCTGCGCAGCACGTTCTCTCCCGATGCCCTGCTGCAGAGCATTCAAAGCCAGCAGCAGATCAGCGGTACGGTTTACAGTCAGCAGCCTTCCCTTGCCGATCTGAAACTTCAGCTACAGGGTGACCTCAACTTTTCACTACGCCAGTTAGACCTGAATCTGGCGGAGACAACACAGTTTGAAATCACCGGGCTGCAACACTCCAGCCTGAGCAAGCCGGTAGACAGCATCCGCATCACGCTGCAAGCACCTGCCAGCCTCCAAACAGACCTCAGCCCGTTGCTCGCCGAAGCACCACTTGAACCTGAGTTGTCTGCCCTGCAATTCAGCCTCAGCAGTAGCAGCGTGGCACTACAGGATGGACTGATCATCGAACCACTGTCCGCAGAACTGTCGCTGAGCGAGATAGATCTGCTCAACCAAAACCTCCATGGCACCCTGATTACCGCACCGGTTCAGTTACAAAAACCCGGACAGCCGCTCCCGCCATTTCAGGCCAGCAGTCAGTTTCAGCTTAAGAGCAACTTATTGAAGCAGCAGTTTTCGCTGACCATGCCTGACCTGCCTGTCCGCCTCAATGGCAGCGGGCAAACCGACATAAACAAGCACCAGACCCGTTTAAACTGGCAGCTCAAGCCCTTAAAACTGACCGAACTGGTGCCGGGGTTAAAACCCTATTTCAAACTCCCCCCTGAACTCAGCCTGCAATCCGGCAGCCTGTTTCACCGGGGCAACGGGCAGATCGACCCGTCCGGTTTCACGGCCCGCCTCGATAACAGCATCCGCGCGGCGGATCTGGCCTGGGATGAAACGCCACTGGAAGGGCTGAATCTGGATTCAGTAACCCGTATTAGTGCCGACGGCAGTATCCGGGATACAGGCAGTATTAAGCTGCACCGGGTTACAAATGGAATCGAGGCTACCAAACTGAGCAGTCGTTACCGATTCAGTCAGCGGCAGGGAAAAAGCCAGTTAACTCTGGAACAGAGTGAAGCTGAACTGTTACTGGGTAAGGTTCGTTTTGCCGATCTGACCTTCTCACTGCAGGAGCCGGATATCCGCACCGAGGTGCAGATTGAAGCACTGGATCTGGGCGAAATCCTGAAACTTGAACGGCAGCAGGGCCTGTCGGGCGAGGGCAAGCTCAGTGGCAGCTTCCCGCTGCGCTATAGCGCAGGTGAGTTTACCGTCAGCGACGGCCTGCTGAATGGCGATGCGCCCGGCGGACGGATTCTGTTTGAACCGACCGCAACCGTGCAGGCTTACGCCGCCGCCAATCGCGGCCTCGCGATGGCTATTGAGGCCCTGCGGAATTTTCACTATGAACAGCTTGAGATCCGCCTGAATTACCTCGCCGATGGTACAGCCCTGCTGAATACCCGGCTGAAAGGCAGCAACCCGGACTGGCACAACGGCCACCCGGTGGATTTCACAGTGAATATTGAAGAAAACATACCTAAGTTAATAAAAACGCTACAGTTTGCGGATAAATTGACGAAGACAATCGAGAAGCGTTACCGTTAA
- a CDS encoding O-methyltransferase — protein sequence MEFLVNEAVEDYAFLSTSPEPELLQELIDETNKNMGWPQKLSGRLVGRTLKFLTQLHQPKNVLEIGMFTGYSALSIAEGMPEDGKIICCETNPRAIEFAQTFFDRSPHGHKIEVIFGRAIDTLETLDMELDLTFIDADKRNYLNYYHKVLEMTRPGGLIILDNMLWSGKVLQPESEIDDVLVDLNKEIAADPRVENIFLTVRDGMNVVRKIR from the coding sequence GTGGAATTTCTGGTAAACGAAGCGGTCGAAGACTACGCCTTTCTCAGCACCTCACCTGAACCTGAGCTGTTGCAGGAACTGATCGACGAAACCAACAAAAACATGGGCTGGCCACAGAAGCTGTCTGGCCGACTGGTGGGGCGAACCCTTAAATTCCTGACTCAGCTGCACCAGCCAAAAAATGTGCTCGAGATCGGCATGTTTACCGGCTACTCCGCGCTCTCAATTGCCGAGGGCATGCCGGAAGATGGCAAGATCATCTGCTGCGAGACCAATCCGCGGGCCATCGAGTTTGCCCAGACTTTTTTTGATCGCAGCCCCCACGGCCACAAGATCGAAGTGATCTTCGGCCGCGCCATCGACACACTGGAAACGCTGGATATGGAGCTGGACCTGACCTTTATCGATGCCGATAAGCGCAACTACCTGAACTACTATCACAAGGTGCTGGAGATGACCCGTCCGGGGGGCCTGATCATCCTCGACAATATGCTCTGGTCCGGCAAAGTACTGCAACCTGAGTCCGAAATCGACGACGTACTGGTCGATCTGAACAAGGAGATTGCCGCTGACCCACGGGTAGAAAACATCTTCCTCACCGTGCGTGACGGTATGAATGTGGTCCGGAAGATCCGTTGA
- a CDS encoding ion channel: protein MLLFKSLRKLVYRHFKEMKWQALLALLLLYGLSCWQLLSLAGEEALTGPDFLYWLVVTASTVGYGDLSPTTAEGKALVAFYIIPAGLGLFALTVGKFAAFSAFQWRKGIMGLKQLTLNNHIIVVGWNEQRTLPLLQLLKTEARQHMNRDICLCVAEEMENPMPGIIEFVRALSLNDENGLLRAEIGSASTIIIDCQQDDQTLSAALNIFNLNPSAHIIAYFRDENLSKLLKQHCPTIECTPSVSTEMMVKSAMDPGSSLLHHELLNASTGMTQYSVVMPENMPEISVRDLYIPLKEYYAATLIAVDLDSDGKPEINPSLDQRVKPGCTLYYIADKRLKDLDWANLARR from the coding sequence ATGCTGCTGTTTAAAAGCTTACGCAAGCTGGTCTATCGTCATTTCAAGGAGATGAAATGGCAGGCACTGCTGGCGTTACTCCTGCTCTACGGCCTGAGCTGCTGGCAACTGCTCAGCCTTGCCGGTGAAGAAGCCCTGACCGGGCCGGATTTTCTGTACTGGCTGGTCGTTACTGCCTCGACCGTCGGTTATGGGGATCTCTCCCCGACGACAGCCGAAGGTAAGGCTCTGGTCGCCTTCTATATTATTCCTGCCGGGCTTGGTCTGTTTGCCCTCACCGTAGGTAAATTTGCCGCATTCAGCGCTTTTCAGTGGAGAAAAGGAATCATGGGTCTGAAACAACTCACACTTAATAACCATATTATCGTCGTCGGCTGGAACGAACAGCGCACCCTGCCCCTGTTACAACTGCTGAAAACCGAAGCGCGCCAGCATATGAACCGGGATATCTGCCTCTGTGTCGCCGAGGAGATGGAAAACCCGATGCCCGGTATCATCGAATTTGTCCGTGCCCTCTCACTCAACGATGAAAACGGGCTGCTCCGCGCCGAGATTGGTTCTGCCTCTACCATTATCATCGACTGTCAGCAGGATGATCAGACCCTGAGCGCAGCGCTGAACATTTTCAATCTGAATCCATCCGCCCATATCATCGCCTACTTCCGCGATGAAAACCTGAGCAAGCTGCTGAAACAACACTGCCCCACCATTGAATGTACCCCTTCGGTCTCTACCGAAATGATGGTCAAATCAGCCATGGATCCGGGTTCCAGCCTGCTGCACCATGAGTTACTCAATGCCAGCACCGGTATGACTCAGTATTCCGTGGTGATGCCTGAAAACATGCCGGAGATCTCAGTACGCGACCTATATATCCCGCTGAAGGAATACTATGCCGCCACGCTGATCGCCGTGGATCTGGACAGTGATGGCAAACCGGAAATCAACCCCTCTCTTGATCAGCGGGTAAAACCGGGCTGCACACTCTACTATATTGCAGACAAACGCCTTAAGGATCTGGACTGGGCCAATCTGGCACGCCGCTGA
- the rmuC gene encoding DNA recombination protein RmuC, whose translation MQTLLDAPIPLLLAALAGAALAVLLSSILMAGQKRRLEDEQERLISQLQQLEQTQTETEGQLAHLREQLQHQQAEQHQLDLQRTRLEERLHSLEPLFSTTLNEKRQLEKKLEQSAFQLADRCEVVAELETRLEAEQTAHADKLKTLEQAREQLRQEFQNLANRIFEEKSQRFSETNKENMGHLINPLREQLGEFKRRVEDVYDKEAKDRRALYEQIGQLKKLNQQMSEDAINLTQALKGENKTQGNWGEIVLERALEASGLRKGHEFELQVSLSQQERRYQPDALIRLPDGKDVIVDAKASLTAYERYCSAETAQEQERFLREHLLSVRGHIKGLSSKAYESLEGVRSLDFVLMFIPVEGAFLLALEREPGLFREAFDRNIMLVSPATLMVTLRTIHNIWRYEHQNQNAKEIARRGGELHDKFVGFVEAVDEIGRNIERTQQAYERAHKRLVSGRGNLVSQVSMLQRLGADAKKKLPNELLEQAQESDQ comes from the coding sequence TTGCAGACCCTGTTGGACGCTCCGATTCCCCTGCTGCTGGCCGCACTGGCCGGTGCGGCGCTGGCCGTGTTACTGAGCTCCATCCTGATGGCCGGACAGAAGCGTCGGCTGGAGGATGAGCAGGAACGGTTGATCAGTCAGTTACAGCAACTGGAACAAACCCAGACTGAAACCGAAGGGCAACTGGCGCATCTGCGTGAGCAGCTTCAGCATCAGCAAGCTGAACAGCATCAGTTAGATCTGCAACGTACCCGCCTCGAAGAGCGGCTGCATAGTCTGGAACCGCTCTTTAGCACCACCCTGAATGAAAAACGTCAGTTAGAAAAGAAACTGGAGCAGAGTGCATTTCAACTGGCGGATCGCTGTGAAGTGGTTGCCGAGCTGGAAACCCGGCTTGAAGCGGAACAGACAGCGCATGCCGACAAACTGAAAACGCTGGAACAGGCGCGGGAGCAACTGCGGCAGGAGTTTCAGAATCTGGCGAACCGGATCTTTGAAGAGAAATCCCAGCGTTTCTCTGAAACCAATAAAGAAAATATGGGGCACCTGATCAATCCGTTGCGCGAGCAACTGGGTGAATTCAAGCGCCGGGTAGAAGATGTCTACGATAAAGAGGCCAAAGACCGCCGGGCTTTGTATGAGCAGATTGGCCAACTGAAAAAGCTCAATCAGCAGATGAGCGAAGATGCAATTAACCTGACCCAGGCCTTAAAAGGTGAGAACAAAACCCAGGGTAACTGGGGTGAAATCGTGCTGGAACGCGCGCTGGAAGCGTCGGGTCTGCGTAAGGGGCATGAGTTTGAGTTGCAGGTTTCTCTGTCACAGCAGGAGCGTCGATATCAGCCCGATGCGCTGATCCGCCTGCCGGATGGTAAAGATGTCATTGTTGATGCCAAGGCCTCCCTCACCGCTTATGAAAGATACTGTTCGGCAGAGACTGCGCAGGAGCAGGAGCGTTTTCTGCGCGAGCATCTGCTGTCTGTACGCGGCCATATAAAAGGGCTGAGCAGTAAAGCCTATGAATCGCTGGAAGGGGTGCGTTCTCTCGACTTCGTACTGATGTTTATTCCGGTTGAAGGGGCTTTTCTGCTGGCACTGGAAAGGGAGCCGGGTCTGTTCCGGGAAGCCTTTGACCGTAACATTATGCTGGTCAGCCCGGCAACGCTGATGGTTACGCTGCGCACGATCCACAATATCTGGCGCTATGAACACCAGAATCAGAACGCCAAAGAGATCGCCCGGCGTGGTGGTGAGCTGCATGATAAGTTTGTTGGCTTTGTGGAAGCGGTGGATGAGATCGGTCGCAATATCGAACGCACTCAGCAAGCCTATGAACGGGCGCATAAGCGTCTGGTCAGCGGACGCGGTAATCTGGTCAGTCAGGTCAGTATGCTGCAACGGCTGGGGGCTGATGCGAAGAAAAAGCTGCCCAACGAACTGCTGGAGCAGGCGCAGGAGAGTGATCAGTGA
- a CDS encoding gamma-glutamylcyclotransferase encodes MISVLGYGSLLSERSARETVPGLKNFRLVRVPGYRRIFNKVGVVFLSRHGADPEARQIASCATQAHPEAEIICSQFECSDAEFAQLYEREHRFQWVEVESVDAEGQRARGRICTESSDDYYRRQKCRNEAEYQQRVGQYYTGKLWRNDILPFPRYLAFCLQAAEGHGAAVLDNFLDQSFLADGCTSLRCYLTDHPELTNWRQIDCGYSYR; translated from the coding sequence GTGATCTCAGTGCTGGGCTACGGCTCACTTTTATCTGAGCGCTCAGCCCGGGAGACCGTGCCGGGGCTGAAGAACTTTCGTCTGGTCAGGGTGCCCGGCTACCGCCGTATCTTTAATAAAGTCGGTGTGGTTTTTCTCAGCCGTCATGGTGCCGACCCAGAGGCACGGCAAATTGCTTCCTGTGCCACTCAGGCGCACCCGGAAGCGGAGATTATCTGCTCGCAGTTTGAGTGCAGCGATGCTGAGTTTGCACAGCTCTATGAGCGTGAGCACCGTTTTCAGTGGGTTGAAGTAGAAAGTGTGGATGCCGAAGGCCAGCGTGCCCGGGGGCGGATCTGTACCGAATCCAGTGATGATTACTATCGTCGGCAGAAGTGCCGTAATGAGGCTGAATACCAGCAGCGGGTGGGCCAGTACTATACGGGTAAACTCTGGCGCAATGATATTCTGCCTTTCCCCCGGTATCTCGCTTTCTGCCTGCAGGCTGCCGAAGGCCATGGCGCGGCGGTTCTGGATAACTTTCTTGATCAGAGCTTCCTTGCCGACGGTTGTACCAGCCTGCGTTGCTACCTCACAGACCATCCTGAACTGACCAACTGGCGTCAGATCGACTGCGGCTACAGCTACCGCTGA
- the ftsA gene encoding cell division protein FtsA — MTAHSNMIVALDIGTSKVVCLVGEIGVDGAIDIVGIGSHPSNGLKKGVVVNIESTVSSIQRAVEEAELMAGCKIHSVTVGIAGSHISSLNSHGIVAVREREVTEYDLERVIDAARAVAIPADQKILHILPQEYEIDNSEGIREPLGMSGVRLEAKVHLVTGSVNAAQNIEKCVRRCGLEVDNLVLEQLASSYSVLTEDEKELGVCMVDIGGGTSDISIFTGGAIRHTAVIPIAGDQVTNDIAMALRTPMQHAEEIKIKYACALAQLAGPDETIKVPGVGDRPSRTLSRQALAEVVEPRYEELFNLVQAELRRSGFEDLVAAGIVLTGGTSKMEGAVELAEEIFHMPVRLAAPTGVRGMEDILGNPIFATGMGLLQYAHEDQGGEPAQELAEVELVEQASVLNRMKTWFQGNF, encoded by the coding sequence ATGACTGCTCACTCTAATATGATCGTTGCGCTAGACATTGGAACTTCCAAGGTGGTTTGCCTTGTGGGAGAGATCGGTGTCGATGGTGCAATCGATATTGTCGGGATTGGCTCACATCCGTCCAACGGCCTCAAAAAGGGCGTGGTGGTGAATATTGAGTCGACGGTGAGCTCTATTCAGCGCGCCGTAGAAGAAGCCGAGCTGATGGCCGGCTGTAAGATTCACTCGGTGACCGTGGGTATAGCCGGCAGTCATATCAGCAGTCTGAATTCACACGGTATTGTTGCCGTGCGAGAGCGGGAAGTAACCGAGTACGATCTGGAGCGGGTGATTGATGCAGCCCGCGCGGTGGCGATCCCGGCCGACCAGAAAATCCTGCATATCCTTCCACAGGAGTACGAAATCGATAACTCCGAAGGCATTCGCGAACCACTGGGTATGTCGGGTGTGCGTCTGGAAGCGAAGGTGCATCTGGTGACCGGTTCGGTGAACGCTGCACAGAACATTGAAAAGTGTGTACGCCGGTGTGGTCTGGAAGTTGATAATCTGGTTCTGGAGCAGTTGGCATCCAGCTACTCGGTTCTGACCGAAGATGAGAAAGAGCTGGGTGTATGCATGGTGGATATCGGTGGTGGCACCTCAGATATCTCCATCTTTACCGGTGGCGCTATTCGTCATACGGCTGTGATTCCGATCGCCGGAGATCAGGTGACTAATGATATCGCCATGGCCCTGCGAACACCGATGCAGCACGCAGAAGAGATCAAAATTAAGTATGCCTGCGCTCTGGCACAACTGGCCGGCCCGGATGAAACCATTAAGGTTCCCGGCGTAGGCGACCGTCCATCGCGGACATTATCGCGACAGGCTCTGGCTGAGGTGGTTGAGCCTCGCTATGAGGAACTGTTCAACCTGGTTCAGGCGGAGCTGCGCCGCAGCGGATTTGAGGATCTTGTGGCAGCGGGCATTGTCCTTACCGGGGGAACCTCGAAAATGGAAGGTGCCGTCGAGCTGGCGGAAGAGATATTCCACATGCCGGTGCGTCTGGCAGCACCGACCGGTGTGCGTGGAATGGAAGATATTTTGGGCAATCCGATCTTTGCAACAGGGATGGGATTGCTGCAGTACGCCCATGAAGATCAGGGCGGCGAGCCGGCACAGGAGCTGGCGGAAGTAGAGCTGGTGGAACAGGCCAGCGTACTGAACAGAATGAAAACCTGGTTTCAGGGAAATTTCTGA
- the ftsZ gene encoding cell division protein FtsZ — MFELADSIPQSAVIKVVGVGGGGGNAVQHMVSSEVDGVEFICANTDAQALDHMRSKTVIQIGGELTKGLGAGANPEVGRQAALEDRERLAEMLEGADMVFITAGMGGGTGTGAAPIVAEVAKDLGILTVAVVTKPFTFEGRKRLKIADEGIRELKDNVDSLIIIPNEKLLPVLGKNTSLINAFNTANDVLKGAVQGIADLIIRPGMINVDFADVRTVMSEMGMAMMGSGSGRGEDRATEATEAAINSPLLEDVDLKGASGILVNITAGLDLSLGEFSEVGNIVEEYASENATIVVGTVIDPELTDELTVTVVATGLGRAEEQRVEVVNTGTGRASAVGTSAGAATDFDQLELPSVMRNARAEQPKERAKPVEIHREVESEQPVMQKTGTDDLEFLDIPAFLRRQAD; from the coding sequence ATGTTTGAGTTAGCGGATAGCATTCCTCAAAGCGCCGTAATTAAAGTTGTAGGTGTAGGTGGCGGCGGTGGTAACGCCGTGCAGCATATGGTCAGCAGCGAAGTCGATGGTGTCGAGTTTATCTGCGCCAACACCGATGCGCAGGCGCTGGATCACATGCGTTCTAAAACCGTTATTCAGATCGGTGGTGAACTGACCAAAGGTCTGGGTGCCGGTGCTAACCCTGAAGTGGGCCGTCAGGCTGCGCTGGAAGACCGTGAGCGTCTGGCTGAAATGCTGGAAGGTGCAGATATGGTTTTCATCACTGCAGGTATGGGTGGCGGAACCGGCACAGGTGCGGCACCTATTGTGGCTGAGGTAGCGAAGGATCTGGGTATCCTGACCGTTGCGGTAGTGACTAAACCGTTTACCTTTGAGGGCCGTAAGCGTCTGAAAATTGCGGATGAGGGTATCAGAGAGCTGAAAGACAATGTCGACTCCCTGATTATTATTCCTAACGAAAAACTGTTGCCGGTACTGGGCAAAAATACCAGTTTGATTAATGCCTTCAATACAGCCAACGATGTATTGAAGGGTGCGGTGCAGGGGATCGCTGATCTGATTATCCGTCCGGGTATGATCAACGTTGACTTTGCAGACGTGCGCACCGTCATGTCCGAAATGGGTATGGCGATGATGGGTAGCGGTAGTGGCCGTGGCGAGGATCGAGCGACTGAAGCGACCGAAGCTGCGATTAACAGCCCATTGCTTGAAGATGTAGACCTGAAGGGGGCGAGTGGTATTTTGGTAAATATCACCGCTGGTCTGGATCTCAGCCTGGGCGAGTTCTCAGAAGTGGGTAACATTGTTGAAGAGTACGCTTCTGAGAACGCCACTATCGTCGTTGGAACTGTAATTGATCCTGAGCTGACTGATGAGCTGACCGTAACGGTTGTTGCGACCGGGCTGGGGCGCGCTGAAGAGCAACGGGTTGAAGTGGTTAACACCGGTACGGGTCGTGCTTCAGCCGTAGGCACCTCTGCGGGTGCGGCGACTGACTTTGATCAGTTGGAGTTGCCATCGGTGATGCGTAATGCGCGTGCGGAGCAGCCGAAAGAGCGAGCTAAGCCCGTTGAGATCCATCGCGAAGTAGAATCTGAACAGCCTGTGATGCAAAAAACCGGCACTGATGATCTGGAGTTTCTGGATATTCCGGCCTTCCTGCGTCGTCAGGCTGATTAA
- a CDS encoding GGDEF domain-containing protein, whose translation MRPANSLKNTLYNSLFRSSLISAAFALLIVTVLIFLSIEKDLRQEGHYLGQLVFKELRQKMNQGASFEEMDQLLQELNQNSPAINYQMYRSSAIQQQFGSGRALTEEILGHLGNNEDATHVESLSKIHYFRNIRFQEQCLSCHAEVKAGDLAGVLDVQFPAQRVRIPIYEVLMGMFLVFSITIISSYLALTTDLLSHMITPLQKLERKLRKTEGHHDLDQHLEMHSQLKEIISIEHSFNAQQSLLREAFHKVEDISIFDQLTHAYNRHQLDRLMQEETQRSARSQDPLSIVMIDLNNFKQINDRLGHKAGDEVLTYFCKVLLDKLRTTDKLIRYGGDEFIALLPDCPRSGAENLLQRIGEYFATHPYLYKGQELKVEFCIGASEFPAEAHTIEGMDLIQLADERMYKEKKARKEAAL comes from the coding sequence ATGCGGCCAGCCAATAGCCTGAAGAACACCCTCTACAATTCACTTTTTCGATCCTCTCTGATCAGTGCAGCCTTTGCTCTGCTGATAGTCACAGTGCTTATTTTCCTTTCTATTGAGAAGGATCTGCGTCAGGAGGGGCATTATCTGGGTCAGTTGGTTTTTAAAGAACTGCGCCAGAAGATGAATCAGGGCGCCAGTTTTGAAGAGATGGATCAGTTGCTGCAGGAGCTGAATCAGAATAGCCCGGCCATCAACTATCAGATGTATCGCTCTTCCGCCATCCAGCAGCAGTTTGGCAGCGGGCGGGCACTGACTGAAGAGATTCTTGGCCACCTGGGTAACAATGAGGATGCCACCCACGTTGAGTCCCTGAGTAAAATCCACTACTTCCGCAATATCCGCTTTCAGGAGCAATGCCTCAGTTGCCACGCTGAGGTAAAGGCCGGTGATCTGGCGGGTGTTCTCGATGTGCAGTTCCCGGCACAGCGGGTAAGGATTCCGATTTATGAAGTGCTGATGGGGATGTTTCTGGTGTTCTCCATCACTATCATCTCGTCCTACCTGGCTCTGACAACCGACCTGTTGTCACACATGATCACGCCACTACAGAAGCTGGAAAGAAAACTGCGCAAAACCGAAGGCCATCACGATCTGGATCAACATCTGGAGATGCACTCTCAGTTGAAGGAGATTATCAGTATTGAGCATTCCTTTAACGCACAGCAATCACTGCTACGTGAAGCGTTCCATAAGGTGGAAGATATCTCGATTTTTGATCAACTGACCCATGCCTACAACCGCCATCAGCTTGACCGTCTGATGCAGGAAGAAACCCAGCGCTCAGCCCGCAGCCAGGACCCTCTGAGTATCGTGATGATTGATCTGAACAACTTTAAACAGATCAATGATCGCCTCGGTCATAAAGCCGGTGATGAAGTGCTGACTTATTTCTGCAAGGTACTTCTGGATAAACTGAGAACAACCGACAAACTGATCCGCTATGGCGGCGATGAGTTTATCGCCCTGCTACCGGATTGCCCTCGCTCCGGCGCAGAAAACCTCCTGCAACGCATAGGTGAGTATTTCGCTACGCATCCTTATCTGTATAAAGGACAGGAGCTTAAGGTTGAGTTCTGCATCGGGGCATCCGAGTTTCCCGCAGAGGCACATACCATTGAAGGGATGGATCTGATCCAGCTCGCCGATGAGCGCATGTATAAAGAAAAGAAGGCTCGTAAGGAAGCCGCCCTTTAA